Proteins from a genomic interval of Staphylococcus debuckii:
- a CDS encoding DUF402 domain-containing protein has translation MKVKYIDKRHWRRLIERDYTEVKVNNNKFKGIIGLITMKKVREPLKVNVVGQTIVVADDNYQWLQIVPDKKRYSITVMLDEHGNPLEYYFDINIKNITQKGKARTVDLCLDVIVLPNGEYELVDEDDLLRALESKQISKKQYHEAYIIAHQLMMKIDHDFPGMQDNIMYCYNKIKRKYLSDKHTTHHHRS, from the coding sequence ATGAAAGTGAAATACATTGATAAACGTCACTGGCGTCGTCTGATCGAGAGAGATTATACTGAAGTTAAGGTGAATAATAATAAATTCAAGGGAATCATTGGATTAATCACTATGAAAAAAGTAAGAGAGCCGCTGAAAGTGAATGTTGTCGGCCAAACCATTGTGGTGGCTGATGATAATTATCAATGGTTGCAGATTGTGCCGGATAAAAAACGCTACAGTATAACGGTGATGCTAGATGAACATGGAAATCCGTTAGAATATTATTTTGATATTAATATTAAAAATATTACGCAAAAAGGGAAAGCGCGTACAGTCGATTTATGTTTAGACGTTATCGTATTGCCGAATGGGGAATATGAACTGGTTGATGAAGACGATTTATTACGTGCGTTGGAGTCGAAACAAATCTCTAAGAAACAATATCATGAGGCATATATTATTGCACATCAATTAATGATGAAAATTGATCACGATTTTCCGGGTATGCAAGATAATATTATGTATTGTTATAATAAGATTAAACGTAAATATTTGAGCGATAAGCATACGACGCATCATCACCGCAGTTAA
- a CDS encoding transcriptional regulator, SarA/Rot family, which produces MKKSKLESLLNEYKKYMDLMNYIETSHKINMNDFVVLNCIHEHCTKEKMLMQPFLKIATDAFELSRTKVLASIRKLVSQERVSKVRSNTDERKVYLFMDESNIEKLNAMLNDIDKYLEK; this is translated from the coding sequence TTGAAAAAAAGTAAGTTAGAGTCTTTATTAAACGAATATAAAAAGTATATGGATCTAATGAATTACATAGAGACATCACACAAAATCAATATGAATGATTTTGTAGTCTTGAACTGTATTCATGAACATTGCACCAAAGAAAAAATGTTGATGCAGCCATTCTTAAAAATTGCAACAGATGCCTTTGAATTGAGCCGTACGAAAGTACTTGCTTCAATTCGCAAGTTAGTCAGTCAAGAACGTGTCAGCAAGGTCAGATCTAATACAGACGAACGTAAAGTTTATTTGTTTATGGATGAAAGCAACATAGAAAAACTGAATGCTATGCTCAATGATATTGACAAATATCTAGAGAAATAG
- a CDS encoding sugar efflux transporter: protein MFRALLQIKNYKLFAINMMLLGMAIAITIPFLVLFATNELDMTTTQFGILLALAAISQFTVNALVARFSDNGKVNRKLLVIIALFMGAMSFSIYFYVHSIWLFIALYAILQGLFAPAMPQLYASAREAINQSSSRNRAKFANTVLRSMFSFGFLFGPLIGSVLNQSMGYAGLFGGTVVVILITLILQVFFFKEVKVERPIEEGTHVETKAPSMFTQKSLIVPFVAFILLHIGQWMYTLNMPLFVTKYLHESESYVGVLASLCAGLEVPFMIILGVLSAKLETRTLLILGAISGALFFFSIGVFDDVRMMIVGQIFLAMFLAILLGIGISYFQDILPAFPGYASTLFANAMVIGQLLGNLLGGAMSQIVGLGNVFYVSAASLVLGMILVFFTKEQKFIE from the coding sequence ATGTTTCGAGCTTTACTGCAAATCAAGAACTATAAATTGTTTGCGATCAACATGATGCTCTTAGGAATGGCTATCGCAATCACTATTCCTTTTCTCGTCTTATTTGCTACAAATGAATTGGACATGACAACGACTCAATTCGGTATTTTGCTGGCGTTGGCTGCTATCAGTCAATTTACAGTCAATGCTTTAGTAGCAAGGTTCTCTGATAATGGAAAGGTGAACCGCAAGTTATTAGTTATTATCGCCTTATTTATGGGTGCCATGAGTTTCAGTATTTACTTTTATGTTCATAGTATTTGGTTATTTATTGCCTTATATGCTATCTTACAAGGTCTGTTTGCGCCTGCTATGCCTCAGCTTTATGCGTCTGCCAGAGAAGCCATCAATCAATCTTCTTCACGTAATCGAGCGAAATTTGCCAATACCGTGTTGCGTTCTATGTTTTCTTTTGGATTTCTATTCGGACCGTTGATTGGTTCTGTGCTTAACCAATCGATGGGTTATGCGGGATTATTCGGCGGAACTGTGGTAGTCATTCTGATTACTTTAATTCTGCAAGTCTTCTTTTTCAAAGAAGTAAAAGTTGAACGACCTATTGAAGAGGGGACACATGTAGAAACCAAAGCGCCGAGTATGTTCACTCAGAAATCTTTAATCGTTCCCTTTGTCGCATTCATTCTATTGCACATCGGACAATGGATGTATACCTTGAACATGCCGTTGTTTGTGACAAAGTATTTACATGAAAGTGAAAGTTATGTAGGTGTTTTAGCTAGTTTATGTGCCGGCTTAGAAGTACCGTTTATGATTATATTAGGCGTGTTGTCGGCTAAGTTAGAGACACGTACACTTTTAATTTTAGGAGCGATTTCCGGAGCACTCTTTTTCTTCAGTATCGGAGTCTTCGATGACGTAAGAATGATGATAGTCGGACAAATTTTCTTAGCCATGTTCCTTGCGATTTTATTAGGTATCGGCATCAGTTATTTCCAAGATATTCTGCCGGCATTCCCAGGTTATGCATCGACGCTGTTTGCTAATGCTATGGTCATTGGTCAGCTATTAGGAAATTTACTTGGCGGCGCGATGAGTCAAATCGTGGGATTAGGGAATGTGTTTTATGTATCAGCTGCTTCTTTAGTCTTAGGTATGATATTAGTTTTCTTTACGAAAGAGCAGAAATTTATAGAATAA
- a CDS encoding YebC/PmpR family DNA-binding transcriptional regulator, giving the protein MGRKWNNIKEKKAQKDKNTSRIYAKFGKEIYVAAKSGEPDPESNQNLRLVLERAKTYNVPRNIIDRAIDKAKGSDDENYDNLRYEGFGPNGSMLIVDALTNNVNRTASDVRAAFGKNGGNMGVSGSVAYMFDHTATFAFEGKSADEILEVLMEQDLDVRDVVEDGNLTIVYAEPDQFAQVQDALRQDGVEDFQVAEFEMLPQNDIQLSDEDKATFEGLIDALEDLEDVQNVYHNVDLDA; this is encoded by the coding sequence ATGGGACGTAAATGGAATAACATCAAAGAGAAAAAAGCCCAAAAAGATAAAAATACAAGCCGTATTTATGCTAAATTCGGTAAAGAAATATATGTTGCAGCAAAATCAGGAGAACCGGATCCAGAATCTAACCAAAACTTACGTTTAGTATTAGAACGTGCGAAAACATATAATGTACCTAGAAATATCATTGATCGCGCAATTGATAAAGCTAAGGGCTCAGATGATGAAAATTATGATAATTTGCGTTACGAAGGATTCGGACCTAATGGTTCTATGTTAATCGTCGACGCTTTAACAAATAACGTGAACCGTACAGCATCTGATGTACGTGCTGCATTTGGTAAAAATGGCGGGAACATGGGTGTATCTGGTTCAGTAGCATATATGTTCGATCATACGGCGACCTTTGCCTTTGAAGGTAAATCAGCTGATGAAATTCTAGAAGTGTTGATGGAACAAGATTTAGATGTACGTGATGTAGTGGAAGACGGCAACCTGACAATTGTCTATGCTGAACCTGATCAGTTCGCACAAGTACAAGATGCTTTACGCCAAGATGGGGTAGAAGATTTCCAAGTTGCTGAATTTGAAATGCTTCCTCAAAATGACATTCAATTATCTGATGAAGACAAAGCAACTTTTGAAGGCTTGATTGATGCGTTAGAAGATTTAGAAGATGTACAAAATGTTTATCATAACGTAGATTTGGACGCATAA
- a CDS encoding cupin domain-containing protein, giving the protein MHTAKEWIQLLELEPHPEGGFFKEVIRENKNTTASRAAYTSIYFLLTDKHISHFHRIDADEIWYYHAGQTLTVHMIYPDGKYETVHIGANIADGDVLHHVVPAGTIFASSIKGEAGYALVGCMCQPGFMFEHFELLDQPTLTTQFPALSEVIKKYAVKTV; this is encoded by the coding sequence ATGCATACAGCAAAAGAGTGGATACAATTATTAGAGTTAGAACCGCATCCGGAAGGCGGTTTTTTCAAAGAAGTCATTCGAGAGAATAAAAATACGACAGCTTCCAGAGCAGCCTATACGAGTATCTACTTTCTCTTAACTGACAAACATATTTCGCATTTTCATCGGATTGATGCTGATGAAATTTGGTATTATCATGCAGGCCAAACTTTGACGGTGCATATGATATACCCTGATGGGAAATATGAGACAGTGCATATCGGCGCAAATATTGCTGATGGTGATGTGTTGCATCATGTGGTTCCGGCAGGTACAATCTTTGCTTCTTCGATTAAAGGCGAAGCGGGATACGCTTTAGTAGGGTGTATGTGTCAGCCAGGCTTTATGTTTGAGCATTTCGAGTTGTTAGATCAACCGACACTGACAACACAGTTTCCAGCACTTTCTGAAGTTATTAAGAAATATGCAGTGAAAACAGTATAA
- a CDS encoding LysR family transcriptional regulator, with protein sequence MKIEDYRLLITLDETRTLRKAAEILYISQPAVTQRLKAIENAFGVDIFIRTKKQLITTTEGAMVIEHARDMLKRERLFFDKMQAHIGEVNGTISIGCSSLIGQTLLPEVLSHYNDKYPNVEIQVRVGSSDHIKAHHRDYHIMIIRGNKIMNLNNEHLFNDKHYFIYPKGKRDQVAELPFIEFQADPIYMNQIKEWYGRNLERDYHAMISVDQVATCKEMLVGGVGVTVLPEIMVKGLDKSRFEFEQVDIEGNPLGRSTFLSYDSSMLQLPQVESFVELVKHDLKREE encoded by the coding sequence GTGAAGATTGAAGACTATCGTTTGTTGATCACATTAGATGAGACGCGTACGCTGCGTAAAGCGGCGGAAATTCTGTATATTTCGCAACCTGCTGTGACTCAGAGGCTGAAGGCGATTGAGAATGCGTTTGGAGTGGACATCTTTATTCGTACGAAGAAACAGCTGATTACGACCACGGAAGGTGCTATGGTAATAGAGCATGCGCGCGATATGCTGAAGCGTGAGCGTCTTTTCTTTGATAAAATGCAAGCACATATCGGCGAAGTCAATGGTACCATTTCTATCGGTTGTTCATCTTTGATTGGTCAAACTTTATTGCCGGAAGTATTGAGCCACTATAATGATAAATATCCTAATGTGGAGATTCAGGTGCGTGTCGGCTCGAGTGACCATATTAAGGCACATCATCGGGATTACCATATTATGATTATCCGCGGCAATAAGATTATGAATTTGAATAATGAGCATTTATTCAATGATAAACATTATTTTATTTACCCTAAAGGGAAAAGAGACCAAGTGGCAGAGCTGCCGTTTATTGAATTCCAAGCGGACCCTATTTATATGAACCAAATTAAAGAGTGGTACGGGCGTAATTTAGAACGTGATTATCATGCAATGATTTCTGTAGACCAAGTAGCTACTTGTAAAGAAATGCTGGTTGGCGGTGTAGGAGTCACTGTTTTGCCGGAGATTATGGTCAAAGGATTGGATAAATCGCGTTTCGAATTTGAACAAGTTGATATTGAAGGTAATCCTCTCGGACGTTCGACTTTTTTAAGTTATGATTCGAGTATGTTGCAGTTGCCGCAAGTGGAATCGTTTGTCGAATTGGTCAAACATGATTTAAAAAGAGAAGAATAG
- a CDS encoding DUF456 domain-containing protein, with the protein MATILWICIIACFIVAFVGLIKPIIPSMPMIWIGFLIYQIGFHNGRLSWIFFVSMIILTILVFAADLMMSQYFTRRFGGSKAGEYTALIGVIVGCFIFPPFGIIIVPLVAVFIVEMILRKDPMSALTASFGSVVGFLASTAAQAIVMIIMVLWFFLDIIF; encoded by the coding sequence ATAGCAACTATTTTATGGATATGTATTATTGCCTGCTTTATTGTCGCATTTGTCGGTTTGATTAAACCGATTATTCCATCTATGCCGATGATTTGGATTGGGTTCTTAATTTACCAAATCGGCTTTCACAATGGCCGTTTATCATGGATTTTCTTTGTCTCCATGATTATTTTGACAATTCTCGTCTTTGCAGCAGATTTGATGATGAGTCAGTATTTCACACGTCGCTTCGGCGGTTCGAAAGCAGGCGAATATACTGCTTTGATTGGTGTAATTGTCGGGTGTTTCATCTTCCCGCCATTTGGAATCATTATTGTGCCGCTCGTTGCTGTATTTATTGTGGAAATGATATTACGTAAAGATCCGATGAGCGCTTTGACAGCAAGCTTCGGCTCAGTAGTCGGTTTCTTGGCGAGCACTGCTGCACAAGCCATTGTGATGATTATTATGGTATTGTGGTTCTTCTTAGATATTATTTTTTAA